The Bacillus sp. Marseille-Q1617 genome has a segment encoding these proteins:
- a CDS encoding HAD family hydrolase: protein MVKAVFFDLDDTLLWDSKSIQSAFDETCKYASTKVDVNPFKLEEEVRKTARELYSSYDTYEFTQMIGINPFEGLWGEFHDEHHEQFLKMKEIVPVYREQAWTGGLESLGVNDKALGKELAERFRVERKNHPFVYPDTFHVLNTLKDEYILVLLTNGSPQLQHLKLQMTEELIPYFEEIVISGAIGKGKPDTAMFLHALDRLSLRKEDVMMVGDNLMTDIQGAQRAGIKNVWINRYDRKPSEVIPDYEIKELTELLDLIKQF, encoded by the coding sequence ATGGTAAAAGCTGTATTCTTTGATTTGGACGATACATTATTATGGGATTCCAAAAGCATCCAAAGTGCTTTCGATGAAACATGTAAATACGCCAGTACAAAGGTGGATGTTAATCCATTCAAGTTAGAAGAAGAAGTAAGGAAAACGGCAAGGGAATTATATTCCTCATATGATACATATGAATTCACACAAATGATCGGGATCAATCCTTTTGAAGGATTGTGGGGAGAATTTCACGATGAACATCATGAGCAGTTTCTGAAAATGAAGGAAATCGTGCCTGTATATCGCGAACAAGCATGGACTGGCGGCCTTGAAAGTCTTGGGGTAAACGACAAAGCGTTGGGGAAGGAATTAGCTGAACGTTTCAGGGTTGAAAGAAAGAATCATCCTTTTGTCTATCCAGATACCTTCCATGTATTGAATACGTTAAAAGACGAATACATTTTAGTTCTCTTAACCAATGGCTCTCCTCAACTGCAGCACCTGAAATTACAAATGACAGAAGAACTGATTCCTTATTTTGAAGAAATCGTGATTTCGGGAGCAATCGGTAAAGGCAAACCGGATACCGCTATGTTTCTTCACGCTCTTGATAGACTTTCACTTAGAAAAGAAGATGTGATGATGGTCGGGGATAACCTGATGACAGACATCCAGGGGGCGCAGCGGGCAGGTATAAAAAATGTATGGATCAACCGTTATGACCGCAAGCCTTCAGAGGTCATCCCTGATTATGAAATCAAGGAACTGACTGAACTTCTTGATTTAATTAAGCAATTTTAG
- a CDS encoding DUF948 domain-containing protein, translating into MWIVYISIAIVIAALIMLVTSILKTLKTTRPIINSINQTVDNMQTNVNRVTAETDQLQTIQGEIQEDIQMKKSSIMYTVEEAKRTPEVAKNFAKSMRK; encoded by the coding sequence ATGTGGATCGTTTACATCAGTATCGCGATTGTGATTGCAGCTCTAATCATGCTCGTCACAAGCATATTAAAAACGCTCAAAACCACCCGTCCGATCATCAATTCAATTAATCAGACAGTCGACAACATGCAGACAAATGTAAATCGAGTCACTGCAGAAACCGACCAGCTTCAAACCATTCAAGGAGAAATCCAGGAAGACATCCAAATGAAAAAAAGCTCCATCATGTATACCGTGGAAGAAGCAAAGAGAACCCCTGAAGTTGCGAAGAATTTTGCAAAAAGCATGAGAAAGTAA
- a CDS encoding AEC family transporter, producing the protein MNVILIVLPALLVFAVGYIGQKKLGFEINSISKMAIYLMYPFLAFKTFYENELNMDYLYIFLFCIALCLILIISIKIVAKIRHYPKPKVSAMILSGVFMNSGNYGVPIILFAFGELGFRYAVIMMVIQSFLMNTIGLYYAVSGSEKTRDTSEIWMKIVKMPILHGAMMGLGFQLLQLDVPVFMKQTIDLISQATIPVIMVVLGMQLATLGGKKVERGALSFIVIMRMVASPLIALVVVSFLPISPMLGSILIILASMPTAANTTMFSLQFNTEPDLVSASTLVTTLMSIITIPIMLAVVS; encoded by the coding sequence ATGAACGTCATATTGATAGTACTGCCTGCATTATTGGTTTTTGCGGTTGGGTATATCGGCCAAAAGAAACTCGGATTCGAAATCAATTCGATTTCAAAAATGGCCATTTATTTAATGTATCCATTTCTAGCATTCAAGACATTTTACGAGAATGAACTGAATATGGATTATCTTTATATTTTCCTCTTTTGTATAGCTCTTTGTCTAATACTCATTATTTCTATTAAAATCGTGGCTAAAATCAGACATTATCCTAAACCGAAAGTGTCGGCCATGATTCTTTCAGGTGTATTTATGAACAGCGGTAACTATGGTGTACCGATTATCCTGTTTGCGTTTGGGGAACTTGGTTTTCGCTACGCGGTCATCATGATGGTGATCCAGTCATTTCTCATGAATACGATCGGTCTGTATTATGCGGTGAGCGGCAGTGAGAAAACAAGGGACACCAGTGAGATCTGGATGAAGATTGTCAAAATGCCGATTCTTCACGGTGCTATGATGGGATTGGGTTTTCAATTGCTGCAACTGGATGTCCCAGTGTTTATGAAGCAGACGATCGATCTGATTTCACAGGCGACTATTCCTGTCATCATGGTGGTGCTGGGGATGCAGCTGGCTACCCTGGGTGGTAAAAAGGTGGAAAGAGGTGCATTATCATTCATCGTTATTATGAGGATGGTGGCTTCACCGCTCATTGCTCTCGTCGTGGTTTCTTTTCTGCCTATTTCCCCGATGCTTGGATCGATTCTTATTATTTTGGCAAGCATGCCGACTGCTGCGAATACCACGATGTTTTCCTTACAGTTTAATACGGAACCTGATTTAGTATCCGCCAGTACGCTGGTGACCACCTTGATGAGCATCATAACGATTCCGATTATGCTGGCAGTGGTTTCATGA
- a CDS encoding 2-hydroxycarboxylate transporter family protein, translating into MGQATSTLSYKDEKVEERVTFTKDQTLQIFNMPILWFLVFTAITLVSLYTGNLPGGMIGTLLVMMVLGELLGWAGDRTPIVKTFLGGGAIIAIFGSAFMVYAGLLPEATVTSMTDFMKSGGFLNFYIAALITGSILGMNSKVLVKVGLRYFLPIFGAVAGAVIIAGLLGSIVGFTLQEAILVITMPIMGGGMGAGAVPMSQIYSEMMGNDPSYYISMLVPALALGNVFAIILASVLDMIGKKVPSLSGNGQLMKGFTYEKTKQKYNVEKMGVGLLAALTFFAVGTLLGTVLPLHPYAIMIILVAAAKISNIIPQNVVEGASQWYQFVASNWTFALLFGIGVAYTDLNTVLEALTLQYILTVFGVVLGAIIGAGILGKLVGFYPIEAAITAGLCMANMGGTGDVAVLSASKRMELMPFAQISSRLGGALILLLAGLIIPLL; encoded by the coding sequence ATGGGACAAGCAACATCAACACTCTCATACAAGGATGAGAAAGTGGAAGAAAGAGTGACATTTACGAAAGATCAAACGCTGCAAATTTTCAATATGCCGATTCTTTGGTTTCTGGTCTTTACAGCGATCACTCTCGTAAGTCTGTATACTGGAAATCTTCCAGGGGGAATGATTGGAACACTGCTTGTCATGATGGTGCTCGGTGAATTGCTGGGCTGGGCAGGAGACCGGACACCTATCGTGAAAACGTTTCTAGGTGGAGGGGCAATCATTGCGATTTTTGGTTCTGCTTTTATGGTATACGCCGGTTTACTTCCGGAAGCAACGGTCACTTCGATGACTGACTTCATGAAATCTGGCGGATTTTTAAATTTTTATATCGCTGCATTGATTACTGGAAGTATTTTAGGGATGAATTCAAAAGTGCTTGTAAAAGTGGGGCTTAGATATTTCCTGCCGATATTCGGGGCTGTAGCAGGAGCTGTCATCATCGCCGGATTACTCGGATCCATTGTCGGGTTTACGCTGCAAGAAGCCATTCTTGTAATCACGATGCCAATCATGGGCGGCGGAATGGGAGCGGGAGCTGTCCCCATGAGTCAAATCTATTCTGAGATGATGGGAAATGATCCAAGCTACTATATTTCAATGCTTGTGCCTGCTCTTGCATTAGGAAATGTATTCGCCATCATTTTAGCCTCGGTACTGGATATGATCGGAAAGAAAGTTCCTTCACTGAGCGGAAACGGACAATTGATGAAAGGCTTCACCTATGAAAAAACAAAGCAGAAGTATAATGTAGAGAAAATGGGAGTCGGATTACTTGCAGCATTGACGTTTTTTGCAGTCGGGACTTTGCTTGGCACTGTTCTTCCGCTTCATCCATATGCCATCATGATCATTCTTGTAGCGGCAGCAAAGATTTCAAATATCATCCCTCAAAATGTTGTAGAGGGGGCAAGTCAGTGGTACCAATTTGTAGCCAGTAACTGGACTTTTGCCTTATTGTTTGGAATCGGAGTTGCTTATACGGACCTGAACACGGTTCTTGAAGCTCTGACTCTTCAATATATTTTAACCGTATTCGGGGTGGTGCTGGGTGCGATCATCGGGGCGGGGATCCTAGGTAAGCTGGTTGGCTTTTACCCGATCGAAGCAGCGATCACGGCAGGCTTATGTATGGCCAATATGGGAGGTACGGGAGATGTTGCCGTATTATCCGCCTCAAAACGAATGGAGCTCATGCCGTTTGCGCAGATTTCATCACGCCTTGGCGGCGCACTGATCCTGCTATTAGCCGGGCTGATCATACCTTTATTGTAA